From Echinicola jeungdonensis, the proteins below share one genomic window:
- a CDS encoding sugar porter family MFS transporter has translation MKSKKYVIFLSIVAALGGFLFGFDTAVISGAERFIQTNWQLSDWTHGMAVAIALYGTVIGALFGGIPADKYGRKISLLWIGILYLVSALGSALAPDVIIFMIFRFIGGLGVGASSVVAPMYISEIAPAKNRGVLVALFQFNIVFGILVAYFSNYLIETANLPESWRWMLGVEAIPALIYSILIAKVPKSPRWLIAHQNNVEEARKILTKTDPEGVTEAIRLAIEEREREKDKVGFGTLFHGKHMKMTWLAILIAMFNQLSGINAIIYFAPRIFEMAGIASENALLSTIGIGAVNMVATMMGLYLIDRIGRKKLMYIGSFEYILSLGLIAYSFFGGQIGAELLPLFVFMFIASHAIGQGSVIWVFIAEVFPNEIRAYGQSLGCFTHWILAAVIANIFPFFANEFGPGSIFSFFAVMMILQLIWVATKMPETKGKSLEEIQQDLIKTHG, from the coding sequence ATGAAAAGTAAAAAGTACGTTATCTTTCTTTCCATTGTCGCTGCTTTGGGAGGTTTTTTGTTCGGATTTGACACGGCGGTAATTTCCGGTGCAGAAAGATTTATCCAAACCAATTGGCAGCTCAGTGACTGGACCCATGGTATGGCTGTAGCCATTGCCCTATACGGGACGGTTATCGGTGCCCTATTTGGGGGAATTCCCGCCGACAAATACGGAAGAAAAATTTCCCTTCTCTGGATTGGGATATTATACCTGGTTTCCGCCCTGGGGTCAGCCCTGGCCCCTGATGTGATCATCTTTATGATTTTCAGGTTTATTGGCGGCTTAGGTGTAGGTGCCTCCTCGGTAGTGGCCCCCATGTATATCAGCGAAATTGCCCCCGCCAAAAACAGGGGTGTACTGGTCGCCCTCTTCCAGTTTAATATCGTCTTTGGAATCCTGGTAGCGTACTTTTCCAATTATTTGATAGAAACGGCCAACCTACCTGAAAGCTGGAGATGGATGCTTGGGGTAGAAGCTATCCCTGCATTAATATATTCAATTTTGATTGCCAAAGTTCCCAAAAGCCCCCGTTGGCTTATCGCCCATCAAAACAACGTGGAAGAAGCCCGTAAAATCCTGACCAAAACAGATCCCGAAGGAGTAACCGAAGCCATCCGTTTGGCTATTGAGGAAAGGGAAAGGGAAAAAGACAAAGTGGGTTTTGGCACCTTATTCCATGGGAAACATATGAAAATGACCTGGTTGGCCATTTTGATTGCCATGTTCAACCAGCTTTCAGGTATCAATGCCATCATTTATTTTGCCCCAAGGATCTTTGAAATGGCAGGTATTGCCTCAGAAAATGCCCTTTTGTCTACCATCGGCATTGGAGCCGTTAATATGGTGGCCACCATGATGGGACTGTACCTTATAGACCGGATTGGAAGGAAAAAATTGATGTATATCGGTTCTTTTGAGTATATTCTTTCCCTGGGATTGATTGCTTATTCCTTTTTTGGAGGGCAAATTGGTGCTGAATTATTGCCTCTTTTTGTCTTTATGTTCATTGCCTCCCATGCCATTGGACAGGGTAGCGTGATCTGGGTTTTCATTGCAGAAGTATTCCCCAATGAAATAAGGGCTTACGGACAATCTTTGGGCTGTTTTACCCACTGGATTTTGGCCGCAGTGATTGCCAATATCTTCCCCTTCTTTGCTAATGAATTTGGACCTGGAAGCATCTTTTCATTCTTTGCTGTCATGATGATACTTCAATTGATATGGGTAGCCACCAAAATGCCTGAAACCAAAGGAAAGTCCCTGGAAGAAATTCAACAAGACTTGATCAAAACACATGGATAA